In Drechmeria coniospora strain ARSEF 6962 chromosome 03, whole genome shotgun sequence, the DNA window AAGCTGATCACACTGCCGCCGGGAAGATGAAGGACCAACACACAGTCGTTGAAGAGTTCCATGAACTTGTCAACATGACAGCGTCGGAGCTCGAAACGTGGCTCCAGTCGAACCAATCGCAGGCGGCCGGCTGGTTCAAGAACGAGGGCCATGGCGAATCCGTCGGCCACGAGAGCGGCGGTCACATTCTCGACATCCTCAAGTCGAACCCCCAAAAGAAGGCGGAGAATTACAGCGAGGAGCAGGTGCAGCATATGCGAAAGGTCGTGTCGTACTGGTAGGTTGCGCGTACTCTGCCGAGGTCAGTGCCATCCCGTCTGCATCTTGTTGACACCGGCATCATAGCAAGAGACACCTTGCACGGGAGGCAAGAGGCCACGGTGGAaagtcggccgccgaggtcaAAAAGACCAAGTCTTATGCCTCGCTGAAGAACTGGGGACATGACCTCCTCAAGAAGAGAAAGGCGTCCAAGGGTGCGACGGACAATGGAAACGACAGGTCGGATGGTGGCCAAGAGCACACGGGGGATAAGAGAAAGGCGCCGAGCGACTCTACCAAGGAAAGCAAGAAGCGGGAGACGGAGCAGGGCAaggctggcgacggcaaagCTGGGACCGAGGGTGCCGAGGAACCCTCCGAAGACAGTGCTGAATCCGAGTCCGAGTCAAACGGAAAGGGGACGAGCAAGAACCAAGACGGCaaggatgaggaggaagagTCGAGAAGCGACTCGAGCGTGGACAGGCCAGCCAACGGCCCCGAGGTCGGCGAAACCGTGAGCTGGAACTGGGGCAGCGGCGAGGCACATGGAAGAGTGCTGCATGTCAAGGAAGAAAAGTGAGCTTCTCCCCAAGCTCCGAAAGCAATGCAGACGCTGACCGGGGAAAGGACGACGATTACAACAAAGAATGGGAACCGCGTGAGCCGCTCTGGTGACGCCGAGGATCCGGCCGTTGTGCTCGACACGGGGAGGTCCAAGGCCGTCAAGTCCGCCCACGAGCTCCACTAGACCGTTCCATCAAGGGTGTCGTCATGGGATGGCGTGCTGAATGGGATGTC includes these proteins:
- a CDS encoding DNA-binding protein, whose protein sequence is MKDQHTVVEEFHELVNMTASELETWLQSNQSQAAGWFKNEGHGESVGHESGGHILDILKSNPQKKAENYSEEQVQHMRKVVSYCKRHLAREARGHGGKSAAEVKKTKSYASLKNWGHDLLKKRKASKGATDNGNDRSDGGQEHTGDKRKAPSDSTKESKKRETEQGKAGDGKAGTEGAEEPSEDSAESESESNGKGTSKNQDGKDEEEESRSDSSVDRPANGPEVGETVSWNWGSGEAHGRVLHVKEEKTTITTKNGNRVSRSGDAEDPAVVLDTGRSKAVKSAHELH